The Castanea sativa cultivar Marrone di Chiusa Pesio chromosome 11, ASM4071231v1 genome contains a region encoding:
- the LOC142614749 gene encoding putative disease resistance protein RGA4 produces MAEGALFSVAKGITVKVGDLVAQEIVLLWGVKDEIEKLNNTVLTISAVIQDAEEEQQHNNQVRVWLERLNDALYEADDLLDDISTEALRREVMTRNKKAKEVRIFFSKSNQLAFGLKMGHKVKAMNERLDAIKNAKGFHLDERPVETQVGGYRMRETHSFVHTEEVIGRDNDKEEIIKILLDPNVEESVLILPIVGLGGLGKTTLAQLIFNDNKIQNSFEQKLWVCVSDDFEVKVIVKKILECARSMKPEDLEMNTLIEDLRKKIDRKRYLLVLDDVWNEDPKKWLNLKDLLMGGARGSRILVTTRSDRVAKITKTVQPYLLEGLDKEKSWSLFKQMAFENGQESEKSIFKVVGMEILKRCKGVPLAIRTLGSLLYFKNTEKEWLFFKDNELSKIPQEENDILPTLKLSYDHLPSYLKQCFAYCSLFPKDYKIHKPTLIKMWMAQGFIRPLNQNQCLEDAGHEYIMDLIWRSFFQEVEKDGRGNILQFKIHDLMHDLAKLVAGPYSITCNSEEEIIDEKPLHVSFGGQLHSQIPNSLFKASRIRTFMVQGQVGHLDKSICDRIIGASFKFIRLLNLHNMNIEIVPSSIGELKHLRYLDLSENFIRMLPNSITRLHNLQTLKLYECPFITKLPNDFTKLVNLRLLEIDTLTHIPRGWEQMTSLQALSVFKFEIKRNSGLKDLQGPNELKFPKLQEISLYNYEGVKFPNWMSSLTTLVEFRLEDCNKCQHLPPLEQLQNLKRLSLNKLDSLEYMSEIDYGEELSNSSFIPSLNELYLLRCPNLKGWWRQRRDSSEEVDDDNNHLLPFFPGLSHLEIENCPKLTFMPLFPNVERLKLDMCSLKPLKQTSTLQIEIANSSFAPLSNLEYLETGTLNEPLPNLSNLVSLCCRVPPPQGMQHLTSLKKMKIAYSMQVDLSKFCDAVEWQGFKSLQSLEINICPNLISLPEGINVLTSLQTLEIWDCPKLKSLPEGIQGLTSLQTLRIWNCPKLKSLPEGIQGLTSLQTLYISNCPKLKSLPEGIQGLTSLHTLNIWDCPKLKSLPKGIQGLTSLNTLQITSCPILLKRCKRETGKDWPKIAHIPNLKGDLRRQQTELSN; encoded by the coding sequence ATGGCGGAAGGAGCTTTGTTCAGCGTTGCTAAAGGAATCACAGTGAAAGTGGGCGACCTCGTAGCCCAAGAGATTGTACTGCTCTGGGGAGTCAAAGACGAGATTGAAAAGCTCAACAACACAGTTTTGACAATCAGTGCAGTGATTCAGGATGCAGAGGAGGAGCAGCAGCACAACAATCAAGTCAGAGTGTGGCTGGAAAGGCTGAACGATGCCCTTTATGAAGCGGACGACCTGCTGGATGACATTTCCACTGAAGCTTTACGACGGGAAGTGATGACACGgaataaaaaagcaaaagaggTACGCATCTTCTTTTCCAAATCCAACCAGCTTGCATTTGGTCTTAAAATGGGTCATAAGGTTAAGGCAATGAATGAAAGGCTAGATGCTATCAAAAACGCTAAGGGGTTCCACTTAGATGAACGTCCTGTAGAGACACAAGTGGGGGGTTATAGGATGAGAGAAACTCATTCTTTTGTACATACTGAAGAAGTCATTGGGAGAGATAATGATAAGGAAGAGATTATAAAAATTCTTTTGGATCCCAATGTTGAAGAGAGTGTTTTGATCCTTCCAATAGTTGGACTTGGAGGACTGGGGAAGACCACATTAGCTCAACTCATATTCAATGataataaaatccaaaatagtTTTGAGCAAAAGCTTTGGGTGTGTGTCTCTGATGACTTTGAAGTAAAAGTAattgttaagaaaattttagagtGTGCACGAAGTATGAAACCAGAAGACCTTGAAATGAACACACTGATTGAAGATcttaggaaaaaaattgatagaaagAGATACCTACTTGTGTTGGATGATGTATGGAATGAGGATCCTAAAAAATGGCTTAACCTAAAAGATCTTTTAATGGGTGGAGCAAGAGGTAGTAGGATATTAGTGACTACACGCAGTGATAGAGTGGCAAAGATTACAAAAACTGTTCAACCATACTTGTTAGAGGGTTTAGATAAAGAAAAGTCTTGGTCTTTATTTAAACAGATGGCATTTGAAAATGGACAAGAGTCAGAGAAATCAATCTTTAAAGTAGTTGGAATGGAAATCCTTAAAAGATGCAAAGGAGTCCCTCTTGCCATAAGGACTTTAGGAAGCCTATTATACTTTAAAAACACGGAAAAAGAGTGgttattttttaaggataatGAGCTTTCAAAAATACCTCAAGAAGAAAATGATATCCTACCAACACTTAAGTTGAGTTATGATCATCTTCCATCATATTTGAAGCAATGCTTTGCTTATTGTTCTTTATTTCCAAAAGATTACAAAATTCATAAACCAACATTAATTAAAATGTGGATGGCACAAGGTTTCATTAGGCctttaaatcaaaatcaatgcCTAGAAGATGCTGGTCATGAGTATATCATGGATTTAATTTGGAGATCATTTTTTCAAGAAGTTGAAAAGGATGGGAGGGGCAATATATTACAATTCAAAATACACGATCTTATGCATGATCTTGCAAAATTAGTAGCGGGACCTTATAGCATCACTTGTAATTCAGAAGAAGAAATAATTGATGAAAAGCCTCTTCATGTGTCATTTGGTGGTCAGTTACATTCACAAATTCCAAATTCATTGTTCAAAGCTAGTAGGATACGGACATTTATGGTGCAAGGTCAAGTTGGGCATCTAGATAAATCAATTTGTGATCGCATAATTGGTGCAAGTTTTAAGTTCATTCGCTTGTTGAATTTGCATAATATGAACATTGAAATAGTTCCAAGTTCTATTGGAGAGTTGAAACATTTAAGATATCTTGATTTATCTGAAAACTTCATTAGAATGCTTCCTAATTCTATTACGAGATTGCATAATTTGCAGACTCTCAAACTATATGAATGTCCTTTTATTACCAAATTGCCCAATGATTTTACAAAATTGGTCAACCTTAGGCTTCTCGAGATCGATACCTTGACTCATATACCACGTGGATGGGAGCAAATGACTAGTCTTCAAGCTTTGTCAGTATTTAAATTTGAGATTAAGCGTAACAGTGGATTGAAGGACCTTCAGGGACCAAACGAGTTGAAATTTCcaaaacttcaagaaataagtttatataattACGAGGGAGTGAAATTTCCAAATTGGATGTCATCGCTCACAACTCTCGTAGAATTTAGATTAGAAGACTGTAACAAATGCCAACATCTGCCACCGTTGGAGCAACTTCAGAATCTCAAGcgtctctctctcaacaaattGGATTCTCTAGAGTACATGTCAGAGATAGATTACGGTGAGGAGCTCTCTAATTCTTCATTCATCCCATCTCTAAATGAACTCTATCTCCTTCGCTGCCCTAATCTAAAGGGATGGTGGCGACAGAGAAGGGATTCTTCAGAGGAAGTCGATGATGATAACAATCATTTGTTGCCCTTTTTTCCTGGTCTTTCCCACTTAGAAATTGAGAATTGCCCTAAGCTTACCTTCATGCCTCTGTTTCCAAATGTCGAAAGGCTGAAATTGGATATGTGTAGCTTGAAGCCATTGAAGCAGACATCAACACTCCAGATTGAGATTGCCAACTCCTCCTTTGCCCCTCTCTCCAATTTAGAATATCTGGAAACTGGGACTCTAAATGAACCTTTACCCAACCTGTCCAACCTCGTTTCTCTCTGTTGTCGTGTTCCTCCCCCTCAAGGTATGCAACATCTCACTTCGCTTAAGAAGATGAAAATTGCGTATTCTATGCAGgttgatttatcaaaattttgtgATGCCGTAGAATGGCAAGGCTTTAAGAGCCTTCAATCACTTGAAATTAATATATGCCCCAATTTAATATCATTGCCTGAAGGGATCAATGTCCTTACCTCTTTACAAACACTGGAAATTTGGGATTGCCCCAAATTAAAATCATTGCCTGAAGGGATACAAGGTCTTACCTCTTTACAAACACTGAGAATTTGGAATTGCCCCAAATTAAAATCATTGCCTGAAGGGATACAAGGTCTTACCTCTTTGCAAACACTATATATTTCGAATTGCCCCAAATTAAAATCATTGCCTGAAGGGATACAAG